From a region of the Fibrobacter sp. UWB16 genome:
- a CDS encoding ubiquinone/menaquinone biosynthesis methyltransferase, translated as MKSPVRKMFDGIASRYDFLNHFLSCYQDVLWRRYCCKRLKKMMAAGMLAEKSIDEMPRDLNKVRLLDLCGGTGDFANTFRKIFESGCVCARDFVVDPAVIGDFSYGMLAEVKPKKIDAHAVQLDAMKMPFAERQFDVILNGFGMRNVPDARGALLESYRVLDEGGYLCVLEFFSPRNLFNKFFYKVLAPLFIPVMGAFFSGKRDAYEYLVNSIIRFLPVDQFCKMAEECGFEVKQVKMFDGGISFGVFLHKPGKA; from the coding sequence ATGAAAAGTCCCGTGCGTAAGATGTTCGATGGCATTGCGAGCCGTTACGATTTTCTGAATCACTTTCTGAGTTGTTATCAGGATGTGCTGTGGCGCAGGTATTGCTGCAAGCGTCTGAAAAAGATGATGGCTGCGGGCATGCTCGCGGAAAAGTCGATTGACGAGATGCCGCGCGATTTGAATAAAGTTCGCTTGCTCGATTTGTGCGGGGGTACGGGCGATTTTGCCAACACGTTCCGCAAAATTTTCGAATCTGGTTGCGTGTGTGCGCGCGATTTTGTCGTGGACCCTGCTGTAATCGGTGATTTTTCGTACGGGATGCTTGCCGAAGTCAAGCCGAAGAAAATCGATGCGCATGCGGTGCAACTCGATGCCATGAAAATGCCTTTTGCAGAACGCCAGTTTGACGTGATTCTGAACGGCTTTGGCATGCGTAACGTGCCTGACGCCCGTGGCGCCTTGCTGGAATCGTATCGTGTGCTCGATGAAGGCGGTTACCTTTGCGTTTTGGAATTTTTCTCGCCAAGGAATTTGTTCAACAAGTTCTTCTATAAAGTGCTTGCGCCGCTGTTCATCCCGGTGATGGGCGCCTTCTTTAGCGGCAAGCGCGACGCCTATGAATATCTGGTGAACTCGATTATTCGCTTTTTGCCGGTCGATCAGTTCTGCAAAATGGCCGAAGAATGCGGCTTTGAAGTCAAGCAAGTCAAGATGTTTGATGGCGGAATTTCGTTTGGCGTGTTCTTGCACAAGCCGGGTAAAGCATGA
- a CDS encoding UbiX family flavin prenyltransferase — protein sequence MSHFVLGVTGASGSIYATRTAMYLQRFGHEVTLIVTHPGKQVLEYEGQSALFDYCKDVRNVDDFFAECASGSSDIAGMAVVPCSMGTLGRIAAGTSDNLLVRAADVCLKERRPLVIVPREMPYNLIHIENMKRVTLAGAVVISASPQFYSKPQTIEELVDSVVAKILKHLGVEQSLVASVAKVWNGDEREIPAPRNKSGASSSGNDKSTEAGTTTNDQ from the coding sequence ATGAGCCACTTTGTGCTTGGAGTGACGGGCGCTAGCGGCAGCATTTATGCGACCCGTACGGCGATGTACTTGCAGCGTTTTGGCCATGAGGTTACGCTCATCGTAACGCACCCGGGCAAACAGGTTCTCGAATACGAAGGCCAAAGTGCGCTTTTCGACTATTGCAAAGACGTGCGCAACGTGGATGATTTTTTTGCGGAATGCGCGAGCGGTTCTAGCGATATTGCAGGCATGGCTGTGGTGCCGTGCTCCATGGGAACGCTCGGGCGCATTGCGGCTGGGACTTCGGACAACTTGCTTGTGCGCGCGGCGGATGTTTGCCTCAAGGAACGCAGGCCACTTGTGATTGTGCCGCGCGAGATGCCGTACAACTTGATCCACATCGAGAATATGAAGCGAGTGACTTTGGCGGGCGCGGTCGTGATTTCGGCGTCGCCGCAGTTCTACAGCAAGCCTCAAACCATTGAAGAACTTGTGGATTCCGTCGTCGCGAAAATCCTAAAGCACTTGGGCGTGGAACAATCGCTTGTTGCAAGTGTTGCTAAAGTGTGGAATGGCGATGAAAGGGAGATTCCCGCTCCCCGGAACAAGTCCGGGGCAAGCTCAAGCGGGAATGACAAATCCACGGAGGCGGGAACGACAACCAATGACCAATAA
- a CDS encoding 4-hydroxybenzoate octaprenyltransferase, producing the protein MNKILEFTHLVRLSHSLFAMPFAIGSMWVAANGFRDMSAFETARIIVLIVLCMVTARNSAMSFNRIADAKFDAENPRTAKRHLPAGRLSRKSVMAFLALNGILFVVFAWMLQPLAGALAFPVWLLLLSYSYWKRFSWLCHWFLGFAIGMSPLGAWIAVRGEFAVFPIFLLFILMLWMGGFDIIYATQDIEIDRKQGLHSVPARFGLEKSLRIALASHLAMLVLCVVFGFFWNMGWIWWTITGLMTVAIVYIHLFRKSNDLDAMNRDFFLANVAISALVMIGLIVWICIGGDVNALY; encoded by the coding sequence ATGAATAAAATCCTTGAATTTACACATCTTGTCCGTTTGAGCCATTCGCTGTTTGCGATGCCTTTTGCGATTGGTTCCATGTGGGTCGCGGCAAACGGTTTCCGCGACATGAGCGCTTTTGAAACTGCCCGCATTATCGTGCTTATTGTGCTTTGCATGGTGACCGCCCGTAACAGTGCCATGAGCTTTAACCGCATTGCAGACGCCAAGTTCGATGCGGAGAATCCGCGGACGGCAAAGCGCCATTTGCCGGCAGGGCGACTGAGCCGAAAATCGGTGATGGCGTTCTTGGCGTTGAATGGAATCTTGTTTGTTGTGTTTGCATGGATGCTCCAGCCGCTTGCTGGCGCGCTTGCGTTCCCGGTGTGGCTATTGCTGCTTTCGTATTCGTACTGGAAGCGTTTTAGCTGGCTTTGCCACTGGTTCCTTGGCTTTGCGATTGGCATGAGTCCGCTTGGCGCCTGGATTGCCGTTCGCGGTGAATTTGCCGTGTTCCCGATATTCCTCCTGTTTATTCTGATGCTTTGGATGGGGGGCTTTGACATTATCTACGCGACGCAGGATATTGAAATCGACCGCAAGCAGGGCTTGCATTCCGTGCCCGCTCGCTTTGGCCTTGAAAAGTCCTTGCGCATTGCGCTGGCGAGCCATTTGGCAATGCTCGTACTTTGTGTCGTGTTCGGATTTTTCTGGAACATGGGCTGGATTTGGTGGACGATTACGGGACTTATGACAGTCGCGATTGTCTATATTCACTTGTTCAGAAAGTCAAATGACCTGGATGCGATGAACCGCGACTTTTTCCTTGCGAACGTGGCCATCAGCGCGCTTGTGATGATTGGTCTTATCGTCTGGATTTGCATAGGAGGTGACGTCAATGCCCTTTATTAA
- a CDS encoding biotin--[acetyl-CoA-carboxylase] ligase produces MFSQERNFTDWQLTGFNGAPAYLFETIGSTHKLMKSMAASGEIAPGTLFVADSQSDGHGRHERTWDSPAGKNLYFNILIPLEGIPASNFAQITQVAALTFAETFNNVQEDVAIANRDCAESVNANSPKITVKWPNDILYGKSKFCGILAEIVFVKREVPASAGMIMQQDAPRPALSMGVGINVNSDSADYAHLNRAVTTLKEIFGHPVNREKLLQALIGNLERAIGQFKAFGIRPWVEAWKRMDQFIGARGTIIVNHHCTDQNRDSGEGSIKKTGRIIDMKDDGSLLFECDDGSVETVISADLEI; encoded by the coding sequence ATGTTTTCTCAAGAACGCAATTTCACAGACTGGCAGCTTACGGGTTTTAACGGGGCACCAGCTTATCTTTTCGAGACTATCGGCAGCACGCACAAGCTCATGAAATCCATGGCGGCCTCTGGTGAAATTGCACCAGGCACGCTCTTTGTCGCAGACTCTCAAAGCGATGGGCATGGCCGTCACGAACGCACGTGGGACTCCCCTGCCGGCAAGAATCTCTATTTCAACATTCTGATTCCGCTCGAAGGAATACCCGCAAGTAATTTTGCACAAATTACACAAGTAGCCGCACTCACATTTGCAGAAACATTCAACAATGTTCAAGAAGACGTTGCTATTGCAAACCGGGACTGCGCTGAATCGGTAAACGCTAACTCGCCAAAAATCACGGTCAAATGGCCCAACGACATTCTCTACGGCAAAAGCAAGTTCTGCGGGATTCTCGCGGAAATAGTCTTCGTCAAGAGGGAGGTCCCCGCTTCCGCGGGAATGATAATGCAACAAGATGCGCCGCGTCCGGCTCTTTCAATGGGTGTCGGAATAAACGTCAATAGCGATTCTGCCGATTATGCGCACCTGAATCGCGCCGTCACCACGCTCAAAGAAATCTTCGGGCATCCAGTCAATCGCGAAAAGCTTTTGCAGGCGCTTATCGGGAATCTCGAACGCGCCATCGGACAGTTCAAAGCCTTCGGCATTCGCCCATGGGTCGAAGCTTGGAAGCGCATGGACCAGTTCATCGGCGCCCGCGGCACCATCATCGTAAACCATCACTGCACCGACCAAAACCGGGATTCCGGCGAAGGATCCATCAAAAAAACAGGCCGCATCATCGACATGAAAGATGATGGCAGCCTGCTCTTTGAATGTGACGACGGGAGCGTCGAAACCGTTATCTCAGCGGATTTGGAAATTTAA